The stretch of DNA TCACCCAGACGACGCCCGACACGCGCTCGTCGCTGCTGGCGTACGACGACGGCGCGACCGAGACGCTGATCGAGCCCGACTACGGCGACATCGACCCCGACGCGTTCGTCGACGCCGAGTACGTCACCTACGAGTCCGCGGACGGGCTGGAGATCGGCGCGCTGCTGTACGACGCGCGGGACCGGCCTGACGGCGAGGAGAGTGAGGAAACCCCCGGCGTCGTGAAGGTTCACGGCGGCCCGCACGGCCAGTCGATGCAGTCGTTCGACCTCTACGCCCAGTTCCTCGTGAGCGAGGGGTACTCGGTGCTGCTGCCGAACTACCGCGGCTCGGTCGGCCGCGGGCGGGAGTTCCAGCAGGCGATCCTCGGCGACTGGGGCGGCAGCGAGCAGGAGGATATCGCCGCCGGCGGCCGGTGGCTGGGCGACCGCGAGTTCGTCGACGAGGACCGGCTCGCGGTGTTCGGCGGCTCCTATGGCGGCTACTCGGCGTACTGCCAGCTCACGATGCACCCCGAGATCTGGACGACCGGGGTGGCATGGATCGGCATCACCGACCTCGAACTACTGTACGAGGAGTCGATGCCCCACTTCAAGGCGACGCTGGAACAGCAGCTCGGCGACCCCGAAGAGAACGAGGCGCTCTGGCGGGAGCGCTCGCCGATCACCCACGTCGGCGACATGGAGGCGCCGGTGTTCGTCGTCCACGGCGTCAACGACCCGCGCTGCCCGATCTCGCAGGCGCGGGTGTTCCGCGACGCGCTACAGGAGCGCGGCTGGGAGATGGGGCCGGACGGCGACTTCGAGTACGAGGAGCTCGAGGAGGAGGGCCACGGGAGCTCCGACGCCGAGCAGAAAGTGCGGGCGTTCGGGCTGATCGGGGAGTACCTCGAGCGGCGGCTCTAACCGATCACGGCGAGCAACCTGGCGGAACCTCTGTGTTCCGCCCACGGAGCCGATGCCGTGATCGTGTTGTAGCCAGTCACGGCGCGTGACCGCTCGCCGGCTCCGTCCGGCGAGCACGGAACTCGATGCCGTGACTGTGTGTAACCAGCCACGGCGCGTGAGCTGCCACGACCTTCGTGTCGTGGCCACGGAACTCGATGCCGTGACTGTGTGTAACCCACCACGGCGCGTGACCTGCCGCGAGCTCCGACTCGCGGCCACGGAACTCGATGCCGTGGCTGTGTATCGCCGCCGACGCCGCTACTCCCGACCGACGACCACCGCGGTCCGGATGTCCAGCGCGGCGTCGAACTCGCTCCCGCGGCGGGCCTCGGCGCCGATCCGGAGCAGCTGTCGCTCGTGTGTCTGCCGAACCGTCAGCGCTTCCTGCGGCGTCAGCGAGAGCGCCGACGCCACTCCCTCCCAGTAGTCCGGTGGGACGAAAAACAGCTCGCGACGGTCGTCGCTGTACGGCGACTCGAACTTCCGTCGGAGCGACGCCCGACTCTCCGTCAGGTGTGCCTCGACGCGACCCAGTAGCTCCGGGAGCGTCCGCGGGTCGACACCGTCGCCGCCCGCGACCTGCTGGAGCACCGCGGCGTCGAACGGCACGTCGTCCGCGTCGGGGACGGGCGTCGGGTCGGGCTGGTCCGGCCCGTCGTCGGGCCGGCCGGGGAACTCCGAGCGCCTCATCGGCGCCCCGCCGGCCGACGCGGTCGGTCGTAGACGGGAGATCGCGCGGGCGTCGAGAGGGACATACACCCCACTTGTGCGTTCTCGGGCATAAGGAGCGCGACGGCGCTACTGGTTCCAGGGCGCCGCGTCGAAGTCGACGATGCGGTGGCGCTCGTCGATCCCGTCGATGGCGGCCACGTCCTCGTCGTCGAGATCGAGCTTCCGCGCTTCCCAGTTCTCCCGGATGTGGCTCTCGCCGGTCGCCTTCGGGATGGCGGCGACGTTCTGCTTCGCGAGCAGCCACGCGAGGCTCACCTGCGCGGGCGTGGCGTCGTGTTTCTCGGCGATCTCCTGTATCGTTTCGACGTCCGCGACCTGGTTCCGCGCGATCGGACAGTACGCCACCAGCGCGTAGTCGTGATCGACGGCGTGGGCTCGGAGCTCGTCCTGCGGGAGCATCGGGTGGCACTCGACCTGATGGGCCGCGAGCCGTGGCTCCAGCCGATCGAGCGCGTCGTTGAGCTGGTCGACGCGGAAGTTCGACAGTCCCACGGCGTCGATGACGCCGTCCTCGTAGAGGTCATTCAGTGCCTCGATCGTCCCCTCGGGGTCGTAGCTGTTGATCGGCCAGTGGACGTACAGCAGGTCGATCGTGTCGACGCCCAGCCGGTCGGCGCTCTCACGGGCGGTCTCGACGGCGTCGTCGTACGCGAGGTTCTCCGTCGAGAGCTTGGTGGCGACGAACACGTCCTCGCGGGCCACGTCGCTGGCGGCGATGCCGTCGCCGACCGCGCTCTCGTTACCGTAGCTTTGGGCGGTGTCGACGTGTCGGTAGCCCGCTTCGAGGGCGGTCCGGACGCTCTCGGCGCACTGCTCGGGGTCGTCGTTCTCGTAGGTGCCGAAGCCGAGTCGAGGGATCTCCTGCATGGGCACAGCGGGGGCGCCGAGCCCCCTCAACCCACCGGTCCCGGCGATCTCAGACGTCGAGCCTCGCCGGCTCGATGCCGCGGTCGTCGAGGTGGGCCTCCAGCGCGTCGATCCGGTCGCCGATCTCCTCGGGGTGGTGTGAGTCGGTGCCGATCACGAACTCGACGTCGTGGTCGAGGAAGCTGTCGAGCAGCCCCGGCGCGGGGTGGAACTCGCCGTAGTCGTCGAGCACGCGGCCGGCGTTGATCTCCGGGATCGTCGCGGAGTCGGCGAACGCCGCGGCCACCTGTTCGTAGTGCTCGGCCGTCGAGTACCCCCGGAGTTCGGGCGTTCGCTCCACGAGGTCGGCGTGGGCGGCGATGTCGAACAGCTCCGTCCCGGCCAGCGCGGCGAGGGCGTCGTAGTAGCCGTCGACGACGGCGCGGCGGCCCTCGTCGTCGAGGCCGACGAAGTTCTCAGACCACTGCACGTCGTCGCCGTCGACGCTGTGGACGCTGCCGATGGCGTAGTCGAACCCCGCTTCGTCGAGGAACGCGGCGATGTCGGCCTCCCGGCCCGGGACGTAGTCCATCTCGACGGCATCGTAGATCGCGATGTCGGTCTCGGTGCGGGCCCACTGGATCCCCTCGCGGCGGCGGGGGTACGTCTCGTCCATCGCGAACCCGAGGCCGTCGAGGCGCCGACGAGCATCGCCCTCGGCGGTGACGTTGCAGTGGTCGGCGAATCCGATCCCGTCCAGCCCCGCGGCCTCCGCGGCTCGGATCATCCCCGGGATGAAGTGGCCGTCCGAGTAGTTCGAGTGGGTGTGGTAGTCGAACCGGACCATCAGGGCAGTGGCGCGAGCGTCGCGGTGAAGACGGCGGTCTCGTCGGTGTCGTTGCGCGCGCCGTGGGCGAGGCCGCGGTCGTGGGCGACGACGCCCGGCGCGGCGATCGCTTCCTCGTCGTCCTCCTGAATCACGGTCACGGTGCCCGAGAGGACGTGGAACACGTTCAGGCTCTCGGGATGATCGTGTGCGTCGAGTTCGGCGCCGGGGCCGAGGAAGAAGGCCTTGACGAGGGCGTCGTCATCGACCACCAGTTCGCGGGTCTCGATCGTGCCCGGTTCCGGGGTCACGTCGGGGAGTCGGTCCATACACCCCCACTCGGCGGGCGGGGAGAAAAGTCCGGCTACGTCGGCCCGGGTCTGGCGTTCGCTACGCTTCGTCGGGACCGTCGAGGAAGCCCTGGTACGGGCAGACGTACTCGTCGCGGATGATCTGCTCGTCGACGATCTCCAGCCCCAGCGCGTCGAGCTCCTCGCTGATCCGGTTGAGGTCGTCGTGGTCGCGGCCGATCGTGTTGACGTAGACGTTGCGCTCACCGGTCATGATCTCCCGGACCGCGGTGACGCCCTCGATTTCCCGGGCCGCGTTCGCGAGCTCGTCGCGCTCGGGGATCGGGGCGGTGCAGATGATCTTCGTGTACAGCGGGTAGCCTGCGAGGTCGTAGTCGATGTCGAGGTGGTAGCCACGGATGATGCCGGACTCCTCGAGCTTGTTGATTCGGGTACGAACCGTGCTCGCCGACAGGTCCAGCTTCTCGGCGATCTCGCTGGAGGAGGTGCCCCGGGCGTCCTGCTGGAGGTAGTAGAGGATGTGGCGGTCCACGTCGTCCAGCTCTCCGTCTTTCATCGCTATCGACGAGACGCCCGGTAGCGTCTTAGTCCCCCCGATCCCGCCGGAGAAGCGTTCGATCGCACCTGCCACCCGCGTGTTTTGCTGACGGTTTTAGCAGTAATAGACAGCTATTTTGACGGAACGTCATTGAAAGCAGCCAATTTATACACTTCCGACCCGTACAGTCGGGTGAGCACCCGCGGACAGCGGGTGGCATGCACCACCATGAGCGACATCTCTACCGACATTGACGCATCGAGGGGGCGATCGACCGACGGCGAACTGTTCGTCTTGGGCGGCGGCGGGGTCGGCGCCGCCGTCAGCCGAGAGCTCCAGGAGGCAGGCCACACCGTCGTCCTCGTCGACGACGCGGTCGATCCCCCCGGTATCAGGACAGTCGAAGCCTCCCCCACCGACGTGGAGACGCTTCGGGAGGCCGGCCTCCCGGCAGCGTCGGCAGTCGTCGTGGCGAGCCAGTCCGACCGGCGGAACCTCCTGCTCGCCCAGTCGATCCGCGTCCGATTCGACACGCCCCGAGTCGTCGTTCTCGTCAACAGCGACGACCGCGTCGAGCTGTTCGCCGACGCCGGCCACGAGGTCGTCTGTGCGACCAGCGCCGTCTCCGCGGCCGTCACCGAGCACGTATGAAGGAGCTCGAACGCGACCTCGGCCTGCCGTCGGTGCTGGCGATCAGCATCGGCGCAATGATCGGAAGCGGCATCTTCATCCTCCCGGCGTTGGCACTGGAGATCGCCGGCCCCGCGGTGATTCTCGCGTACCTGCTGGCAGGCGTGCTCGTCGTGCCCGCGGCGCTGTCGAAATCCGAAATGGCGACCGCGATGCCCGAAGCCGGCGGGACGTACATCTACATCGAGCGCGGGATGGGGCCGCTGCTGGGCACCATCGCGGGCGTCGGGACGTGGTTCTCGCTCTCGTTTAAGGGCGCGCTGGCGCTGGTCGGCGGCGTTCCCTACCTCCTGCTCCTGTTCGACCTGCCCATGAAGCCGGTCGCGCTGGGGTTGGCGACGGTGTTGATCCTCGTGAACATCGTCGGCGCCAAACAAACCGGGCGCCTGCAGGTCGCCATCGTCGTCGTGATGCTGGCCGCACTCGGGTGGTTCGCGGCCGGGAGCGCCCCGCAGGTCCAGACGGCCAACTACGCGAACTTCTTCGCCGACGGGATCGGCGGGCTACTGGCGGCGACGGGGCTGGTGTTCGTCTCCTACGCGGGCGTCACCAAGGTCGCGAGCGTCGCCGAGGAGGTCGAGAACCCCGGCCGGAACATCCCGCTGGGAATCCTCGGCTCGCTGGCGTTCACGACCGTCCTCTACGTCGCCATCGTCGCCGTGCTGGTCGGCGTGACCGACCCCGGCGCCGTCGCCGGATCGGCGACCCCGGTCGCGGTGGCTGCGGAGGTCACGCTGGGGAGCGCGGGCGTGATCGCCGTCATCGGCGCCGCCATCCTCGCGCTGGTGTCGACGGCCAACGCCGGCATCCTCTCCTCCTCCCGTTACCCCTTCGCGATGAGCCGGGACAAGCTCGCGCCGCCGTCGATGGCGGCGGTCAGCGAGCGGCTCGGGACGCCCGTGAACTCGATCACGCTCACCGGCGCGGTGCTGCTGGCGCTGATCGCGTTCGTCCCGATCCTCGACATCGCCAAGCTCGCGAGCGCGTTCCAGATCATGGTGTTCGCGCTGATCAACCTCGCCGTGATCGCGTTCCGGGAGGGGACCGTCGAGTACGAGCCGGAGTTCACCTCGCCGCTGTACCCCTGGGTGCAGGTGTTCGGCGCGGTGACCAGCATCGGGCTGCTGACCCAGATGGGTCGAGTGCCCCTCGCTGGGGCGGGGATAATCACGGTCGCGAGCGTGCTCTGGTACGCGGGCTACGTCCGCCCGCGCGTCGACCGCGAGGGGGCCGCGACGGGCGCGATCCGACGACAGGTCAGCGAGGAGAACCTCTCCGAGATCGAGTCCCCGGGTGCGACTCACGAGGTGCTGGTGGCGCTCACGAAGCAGATAGATCAGCGGCGAGTGCAGACGCTGATCTCGCTTGCGGCCGATCAGGTTCGTGCCGACGACGGCCGCGTGGTCGTCGTCCAATTCGAGGAAGTGCCCGATCAGGCACCGCTGACGGCGGACGTCGCTGCCCAGTCCGACGCCGACCGCAGCTTCGAACGCCGGGTCGAACGGTTCGGCGAGGAGCTCGGCGTCGAGGTCGAGGCCGACGAGATCGTCAGCCACGACACCAAACACGCCATCGTCAACTTCGCCGAGTCGCGTGGCGTCGACGCGATCGTCGCCGAACACGAGCCGCTCCGACTGCGCTCGCGGCTGCTCGGCGACCCGATCGACTGGATGGTACGCCACGCGCCGTGTGACGTGCTGCTGGTCGACAGCTCCGCCCCGCGACTGCCCGAGAAAGTCGTCGTGTCGAGCGACACCGCCCCGTTCCCGTCGGCGCCGGTGAGCGTCGCCGCGTCGATCGCCGCGGCCCACGACGGCGGCGTCTCGCTGTGGTATCCAGCTGACGGCGACGGCGGCCGCGACGAGTCGGTGGAGGAGTACCGGACGGAGCTCTCGGCGAGGCTCGACGTCCCGGCCGACGCGGAAGCGATCCCGACCGACCAGCGCCCGCCGGCGGCGGACCTGCTCGTCCGCCGCGGCGCGGACCACCGCCTCCGCGGGGCGCTCGCCGACGGGGGGCAGCCGTTCACGGGGGTCGCCGGGACGACCGTCACAGTGTACCCGCGGGAGAGCCGTCGACCGTCGCTGCCCCGGCGCCTGGTCGAACGGTACCTGCTGTAGGCGGCCGCGCCGCTGGCGGTCGAAAGCTGTCGAGAGAAGGCGACGCCGATGGAGGGCGTCGCACGAAACAAACGCGTGCGGCCGGCGGCTGGGACGGCCATCCCGGTGCCCCGCCTCTGACAGAGGGCACCCCCATCGTCCGCGCCGCCGGAGACACGCCGAGGCCGCCGCCTCCCTCGCGGGAGGATGGGCGGCTCCGAAACCCACTGCGCCGCCGAACTGCGACTCAGCGGTTAGTTTTTGCCGTTGCCGTTACCGGGGTTGCTGTCGTCATCCTCGTCTTCCTCTTCGTCGTCTTCGTCGTCCTCGTCGTCGTCTTCATCCTCCTCGTCCTCGTCGTCCGATTCACTCTCGCTCTCGGACTCGTCGTCGCTCTCGTCGTCAGACTGGCCGGGCGCCTCGTCGGAGTTGCCCGGCGCGTCATCGGAGTTGCCCGGCGCGTCATCGGAGTTACCCGGCGCGTCATCGGAGTTACCCGGCGCGTCATCGGAGTTACCCGGCGCGTCATCGGAGTTACCCGGCGCCTCGTCGGAGTTGCCCGGCGCGTCGTCGTTGCCGTTCCCGAGCTGCTCCTGGATCAGCTGACCGAGGTTGCCCTCCTGGCCGCTGTCGAGCCAGTTCTGGATGACGGCGAAGACGTTCTTCGCGCGGTCGGAGGCGTTCTCGTCGGGGCCAGCCTCGTCGTCGCTCTCCTCGACGAGCTCGCCATCCTCGATCGCGTACTCGAGTTCAAGCTCCTGCTCGCCGGACGTGATCTCGATCTCGAGCTCCTCGCTCGCGTTCGTCTCGAACGTGAGCGAGCCGTTGGCGTCGGTCGTGCCTACGTCCTCGCCGTTGGCCGTGACCGACGCGTTCTCGACGCCGCTACCGTTCTGGGTCACCGTCAGGTCGACCGTACCGTTGTCGAACGTCACGTCGGCCGCGAGTTCGGCCTCGTCATCGTCGTCCTCGTCGGACTCACGGACGAGCTCGCCGTCCTCGATCACGTACTCGACCTCCTGGTCGATCCCCTCGCCCTCGAGTTCGAGTTCGAGCTCCTCGGTCGCGTTCGTCTCGAACGTGAGCGTGCCGTTCGCGTCGGTCGCACCCACGTCCTCGCTGTTAGCCTCGACTGAGACGTTCTCGACGCCCGTGCCGTTCTGGGCGACGGAGAGCGTCACTGTCCCGTCGTCGTAGTTCGCCTCGATACTCGTGTCGGCGCTCGCGTCGTCGGTCTGGGCGGTGACCGCCCCCGCACCCGCGGAGACGACCAGCGCCGCCACCAGCACCGTGAGAAGTTTCGTGGTGTTCATCGCATCCGTCCCGACGACCTACTCCCCCTTGAATGGGGAACGCGCCAAACGCCGATTCCGGTGGTTTGAGCCCATTCTAAACCGAATTAAGTCGGCTTAACAGCCGGTTCCGGGGGACGGTCGAAACAGCCGTCGCTGGCGGGCGTGGGTTCGCTCGGAACGCAGTCGGCGGCGGCCGGGGCGCGTGGCCGTCGGAGAACGGCATCGCGGAGTCCCTACGCGAGTTCGTCGACGAGCTCCTCCGCGACCGCCTCGGGCCCCAGCAGCGACGGGTCGACGACGAGGTCGACGGTGCCGGCGACCGACTCCGGCAGCTCCCCGCTGCCGAAGCGGACCGCCCGCACGTCGGGATTGATCTCCTTCGCGAGCGTGATCGAGATCCCCTCCGCGAGGTCGGTGAGCACGAACAGCTCGGCGTCCGCGACCCCCGCGTCCTCGAGCGCGTCGGCGAACACGGGGCTGTCGACGCGCTCGACGGTCACGCCAAGCGCTTCAAGCTCCTCGCTGATCCCCTCGGCGTCGGCGCCGGCGACGATCGCCTTCATTCGTACTCGATCGTCGCGGGCGGTTTGTGGGTCACGTCGTACACCACTCGCGAGACGTTGTCGTTCATCCCGGTGATCCGGCTCTGGATCCGCTGGAGCGTGTCCCAGTCGAGCTCCTGGGCGCGGGCGGTCATCCCGTCCCGGCTCTCGACGGAGCGGACGGCGACGACCCAGCCGTGGACGCGGTTGTCACCTTTCACGCCCGTGGCCTTCCCGAGCACGGCGCCGAACGCCTGCCAGGGCTCGTGTTCGGCGGTCTCCTCCTCGACGACGTGACAGGCGTCGCGGGCCACCTCCACCTTCTCCTTGGTGACCTCGCCGACGATGCGGACCGCCAGCCCCGGGCCGGGGAACGGCATCCGCTCGGAGATCACCGCTTCGAGGTCGAGCGCGCGGGCGACCTCCCGGACCTCGTCCTTGTAGAGGTCGCGGACGGGCTCGACGATCCCCTCGAAGTCGACGGCCTCGGGCAGCCCGCCGACGTTGTGGTGGGACTTGATGTTCCCTTCGCTCTCGATGCGGTCGGGGTAGATCGTCCCCTGCACGAGGTAGTCGGCGTCGGCCGCCCGCGCCTCGCGCTCGAACTCCCGGATGAACTGCTCGCCGATGACGTGACGCTTCTCCTCGGGATCGGTGACGCCGGCGAGTTCGGCGAGGAACCGCTCCTCGGCGTCGACGACCGTCAGCGAGTGCATGTAGGAGAACGTCTCGCGGATACTCTCGGTCTCGCCTTTCCGCATCAGCCCCGTGTCGACGTAGACAGGGACCAGCCGATCGCCGATCGCCTCGTACGCTAGCGCGGCCGCGACCGAGGAGTCGACGCCGCCCGACAGGGCGATGACGGCCTTCCCGTCGCCGACCTCCTCGCGGATCTCTTCGACCTTCTCGTCGATGAACGACTCGGGGTCGACCATCAGGCGCTCACCTCCGTTTCGGCGGTTTCGTCGCCCTGTTCGTCGAGGATCGCGTCGAGCAGGCCGACAAAGGGCGGGCTCGCGCGGTCGGGCCGAGAGCGGAACTCGGGGTGGAACTGTGTGCCGATGAAGTACGGGTGGTCGGTGCGTTCGACGATCTCCATACGGTTGTCAGCGTACCCCGAGAACGTCAGCCCGTCGGCTTCCAGCTGCGGGATATACTCCGGATTCACCTCGTAGCGGTGGCGGTGCCGTTCCGTACAGGAGGTGTCGCCGTACACCGCCGCGGCGAGGGTGCCCTCGTCGATCTCGGTCTCGTGGGTGCCCAGCCGCATCGTCCCGCCCATCTCCTCGGTCTCGTACTGCTCGGGCAGCAGGTCGATCACGGGGTGGGGCGTGTCGGACTCGATCTCGGTGCTGTCGGCGCCCTCCAGCCCGACGACGTTCCGGGCGTGCTCGATGACCGCCATCTGGAAGCCGAGACAGAGCCCGAGGAACGGGACGTCGTTCTCACGAGCGTAGCGCACCGCCTCGATCTTCCCCTCGCTGCCCCGGGAGCCGAAGCCGCCAGGGACGACGACGCCGTCGGCGTTCTCGAGCCGTTCGGCGTGACAGTCGTCCATGTCGTCGGCGTCGACCCACTGCACGTCGACCTCGACGCCGCGCTGGATGCCGGCGTGTTTCAGCGCCTCGTGGACCGACATGTACGCGTCCTCCAGATCGTACTTCCCGACCAGCGCGACCTCGACGGTCTCGGTACGCTCGCGGGTGACGAGGTCGCGCCACTCCGTCGAGCGCTCGTCTTCGGGCAGCGCCTCGTCCTGCAGGTCGAGGCGCTCCATCACGTACTCGTCGAGGCCCTCCTGTTCGACCATCAGCGGGACGTGGTAGACGTCCTCGACGTCGGGGTTGGAGAACACCGCGTCGGTGGGCACGTCACAGAACAGCGCGATCTTCTCTTTCGTCTTCTCGTCGAGCTCGTTCTCACAGCGCCCGACCAAGATATCGGGCTGGAGCCCGATCGACCGCAGTTCCTTCACGGAGTGCTGGGTTGGCTTGGTCTTCTGCTCGCCGTTTTTCGAGTAGGGGACCAGCGTGACGTGGGTAAAGAGGATGTCCTCGTCGTCCTCCTCGTGGGCGAACTGCCGGAGCGCTTCGAGGTACGGCATCCCCTCGATGTCGCCGACGGTGCCGCCGATCTCGATCAGACAGACGTCGCTGCCCTCCGCGGCCTCGCGGATACGTCGCTTGATGTCGTTGGTGATGTGGGGGATGACCTGCACCGTCTCCCCGAGATAGTCGCCGGCGCGCTCGCTCTCGATGACGTTCTGGTACACCTTCCCAGTGGTGACGTTGTGGTCGGAGGTCATGTCGACCCCGAGGAACCGCTCGTAGTTCCCGAGGTCCAAGTCGACCTCGCCGCCGTCTTTCAGCACGTACACCTCGCCGTGCTGGTAGGGGTTCATCGTCCCGGCGTCGACGTTGAGGTAGGGGTCGATCTTCACGGCTGTCACGTCGAAGCCGGCGTTCGAGAGGAGGCGTCCGGTGCTCGCGGCGGTGATGCCCTTGCCGAGGCCGGACATCACCCCGCCTGTCACGAACACGAACTTCCGTCCGAGGTCGGGGTCGTAGCGCTGCGGGTCCGTCGGCATACCGACCATCCCCGTCCCCCCGGCAAAACGATTTCGGAGGGACCCCGGGGTTGGTGACGGCTCCCGTCCGATCGCGTCAGCGCGCCGAAATCAATCCCCACCGATTCCGCCAGCGGTTCCGGAGTCAGTCGCCGTCGATCCCGCCGCCACGTGCCGGGATCAGTCGCCGTCGATCCCGCCGCCACGTGCCGGGATCAGTCTCCGTCGATCCCGCCGCCACGTGCCGGGATCAGTCTCCGTCGATCCCGCCGCCACGTGCCGGGATCAGTCTCCGTCGATCCCGTCGAACGGGCTATCGGCCGCCGACCGTCAGATCGCCGCGAACAGTTCCTCGGCGTACGCCTGTGCACGCTCGCGGATCGCCGCCGCGTCGACGCCGACGTGCTCGCCGTCCTCGTAGCACACCCGGCCGTCGACCATCGTGAACTCGACGTCGTCGCCGTGGGCCGCGAACACGAGGTGGGAGACGGGGTCGTGGACCGGCGTCGCACGCTCGCTGTCGGTCGTGAGCCCCACCACGTCGGCTTTCCACCCCTCCCGGAGCGCGCCCACGTTCTCGAAGCCGGCGGCCGCGGCGCCGTTCTCAGTCGCCATCTCGAAGGCGGTCTCGGCGGCGACGGCGGTGGGGTCGTTGTCGTCGACCTTCGCGAGCAGGCTGGCCTGCCGCATCTCGGTGAACGCGTCGAGCGTGTTGTTGCAGGGCGGGCCGTCGTTGCCCAGCGCGACCGTGACCCCGCGGCTCAGGTAGTCCTCGACCGGCGCGATTCCCGAGGCGAGCTTCATGTTCGAGGACGGGCAGTGGGTGACGTTCGTCCCCGTGTCCGCGAGCACCTCGCGCTCGGCCTCGTCGGTGTGGACGCAGTGGGCCAGCACCACGTCCTCGCCGGTGAGGCCGACCTCGTCGAGCCAGTGGACGTTCCGCATCCCGGTTTCCGTCTCGACGGCGGCGATCTCGTCTTCGTTCTCGCTGGCGTGGGTGTGGATCGTGACGCCGTCGTAGCGGTCCGCGAGCTCGCGGGCGCCGCGCAGGCACGCCTCGGTACAGGAGACGGCAAATCGCGGCGTCACGGCGTACTGGATCCGACCGTTCTCGACGCCGTGGTACTGCCGGATCAGCGCCTCGCTGTCCCGGAGCGCCTGCTCGGTCGACTGTTCGAGGCCGTCGGGCGACTCCGTGTCCATCAGCACCTTCCCCATCCGGGCGCGGATCCCGCGGTCGCGGGCGGCCTCGAACGCCTCGGCGGCGTGGTGGACCGACAGGTGGTCGATCACGGTCGTCGTGCCCGAGGCCAGACACTCCAGATAGCCGAGGTCGGCGGCGAGGCGCATCCCCTCGGCGTCGAGGCCGGCCTCCATCGGCAGCACGTGGTCGAACAGCCAGTCGAGCAGTTCGGCGTCGTCGGCGACACCGCGACCCAGCGACTGGACGGAGTGGACGTGCGCGCCCACGAGTCCGGGGGCGACGATGTCGAACGCGCGGTGCTCGTGGGCCGGGAACCGCTCGCGGAGGTCGCTGGCGGGGCCGACGGCCTCGATGCGGTCGCCCGCCGTGACGACGGCGCCGTCCTCGATGGTCGTCTCGGCGTCGACGACGACCGTTCCGGTGAGTAGCATCCCCTGCGTGGGATGGTGTGGAGGATTAAGAGGCTGACTATCGCCCACAGCGTCCCTCAGAATCCCAGCGCATCCAGCAGATCGAACCCCCAGCCGAGATGCGCCATCACGTAGTAGCCAACGTAGATCCCCACGATCGCGACGACGCCCGGGAGCGCCGGCGGCGCCGGGATCGGCAGTCGGAGGAACGTGAACAGCGCCCCGGTGACGATCCCGACGGCGAGAGCCGCGACGACGGCAGCGACGTTCATGGTTCCCGGAGCGACGCGGTCCGCGACCGTAAATGCGGCTATCGGCAGCGGGAACGCGTCGGGAGTCAGCAACGTTAACCGTCGCCCGGCCGGATTCACGGGCATGAGCTACGAAGACGAGATGGAGAACCCCGAAAACCCCGTCGCGACGATCCACACCACCCACGGCGACATCGTCGTCGAGCTGTTCGAGCAGCGCGCGCCGACGACCGTCCACAACTTCGTCAGCCTCGCGACCCACGCCGAGGACTACGACGACGCCGAGGTCGGCCCCGAGGGCGAGGCGTGGGAGGACGACGGCGAGAAGCGCGTCGATCCGCTGTACGACGACGTGGCGTTCCACCGCATCATCTCCGGGTTCATGATCCAGGGCGGCGACCCGAGCGAGACCGGCCGCGGCGGCCCCGGCTACGAGTTCGAAGACGAGTTCCACGAGGAACTCACCCACGACGGCCCGGGGATCCTCTCGATGGCCAACTCCGGCCCGAACACCAACGGCTCGCAGTTC from Halolamina sediminis encodes:
- the guaA gene encoding glutamine-hydrolyzing GMP synthase gives rise to the protein MVDPESFIDEKVEEIREEVGDGKAVIALSGGVDSSVAAALAYEAIGDRLVPVYVDTGLMRKGETESIRETFSYMHSLTVVDAEERFLAELAGVTDPEEKRHVIGEQFIREFEREARAADADYLVQGTIYPDRIESEGNIKSHHNVGGLPEAVDFEGIVEPVRDLYKDEVREVARALDLEAVISERMPFPGPGLAVRIVGEVTKEKVEVARDACHVVEEETAEHEPWQAFGAVLGKATGVKGDNRVHGWVVAVRSVESRDGMTARAQELDWDTLQRIQSRITGMNDNVSRVVYDVTHKPPATIEYE
- a CDS encoding glutamine hydrolyzing CTP synthase, which produces MPTDPQRYDPDLGRKFVFVTGGVMSGLGKGITAASTGRLLSNAGFDVTAVKIDPYLNVDAGTMNPYQHGEVYVLKDGGEVDLDLGNYERFLGVDMTSDHNVTTGKVYQNVIESERAGDYLGETVQVIPHITNDIKRRIREAAEGSDVCLIEIGGTVGDIEGMPYLEALRQFAHEEDDEDILFTHVTLVPYSKNGEQKTKPTQHSVKELRSIGLQPDILVGRCENELDEKTKEKIALFCDVPTDAVFSNPDVEDVYHVPLMVEQEGLDEYVMERLDLQDEALPEDERSTEWRDLVTRERTETVEVALVGKYDLEDAYMSVHEALKHAGIQRGVEVDVQWVDADDMDDCHAERLENADGVVVPGGFGSRGSEGKIEAVRYARENDVPFLGLCLGFQMAVIEHARNVVGLEGADSTEIESDTPHPVIDLLPEQYETEEMGGTMRLGTHETEIDEGTLAAAVYGDTSCTERHRHRYEVNPEYIPQLEADGLTFSGYADNRMEIVERTDHPYFIGTQFHPEFRSRPDRASPPFVGLLDAILDEQGDETAETEVSA
- a CDS encoding 5'-deoxyadenosine deaminase; the protein is MLLTGTVVVDAETTIEDGAVVTAGDRIEAVGPASDLRERFPAHEHRAFDIVAPGLVGAHVHSVQSLGRGVADDAELLDWLFDHVLPMEAGLDAEGMRLAADLGYLECLASGTTTVIDHLSVHHAAEAFEAARDRGIRARMGKVLMDTESPDGLEQSTEQALRDSEALIRQYHGVENGRIQYAVTPRFAVSCTEACLRGARELADRYDGVTIHTHASENEDEIAAVETETGMRNVHWLDEVGLTGEDVVLAHCVHTDEAEREVLADTGTNVTHCPSSNMKLASGIAPVEDYLSRGVTVALGNDGPPCNNTLDAFTEMRQASLLAKVDDNDPTAVAAETAFEMATENGAAAAGFENVGALREGWKADVVGLTTDSERATPVHDPVSHLVFAAHGDDVEFTMVDGRVCYEDGEHVGVDAAAIRERAQAYAEELFAAI
- a CDS encoding XapX domain-containing protein, yielding MNVAAVVAALAVGIVTGALFTFLRLPIPAPPALPGVVAIVGIYVGYYVMAHLGWGFDLLDALGF
- a CDS encoding peptidylprolyl isomerase, whose product is MSYEDEMENPENPVATIHTTHGDIVVELFEQRAPTTVHNFVSLATHAEDYDDAEVGPEGEAWEDDGEKRVDPLYDDVAFHRIISGFMIQGGDPSETGRGGPGYEFEDEFHEELTHDGPGILSMANSGPNTNGSQFFITLDAQPHLDGKHAVFGRVIDGMDVVRELGNVPTDRNDQPQVEAKLESVTVEE